A stretch of the Planktothricoides raciborskii GIHE-MW2 genome encodes the following:
- a CDS encoding ImmA/IrrE family metallo-endopeptidase: MSIFKPYRFYSKSAIEYQASHLLRRMQGRGCQFAPSWPFDATLVADFLDLGVVWEPISPDELGAIAARILPQQRLIEINEDILDLPQGFQESTLAHEIGHWVLHINQEVADGVTFPTEKPEPDNLNSNDPFFCRGKGSSRELDSIEWQAQYFAGCLLMPRHILMEKAHQRDLTRWQHLYQLKDELGVSISNLVNRLQDLGWIYVPKGSRQIYPGQAAIAEELPLFG, encoded by the coding sequence ATGAGCATTTTTAAGCCGTATCGCTTTTATTCCAAATCAGCAATTGAGTATCAAGCCAGCCATTTGCTGAGACGGATGCAGGGACGCGGCTGCCAATTTGCCCCTAGTTGGCCGTTTGATGCCACTCTGGTGGCGGATTTTTTGGATTTGGGGGTGGTGTGGGAACCCATCTCCCCCGACGAGTTAGGCGCGATCGCTGCCCGAATTTTGCCCCAGCAACGGCTGATTGAAATTAACGAGGATATCTTGGATCTGCCCCAAGGGTTTCAAGAGTCAACCTTAGCCCATGAAATTGGCCATTGGGTTTTACATATTAATCAAGAAGTGGCGGATGGGGTGACTTTCCCCACGGAGAAGCCCGAACCGGACAATCTTAATAGTAACGATCCGTTTTTTTGCCGGGGCAAAGGCAGTTCTCGGGAACTAGACTCTATTGAATGGCAAGCCCAATATTTTGCCGGTTGTTTGCTCATGCCCAGACATATTTTAATGGAAAAAGCCCATCAAAGAGATTTAACTCGTTGGCAGCATTTATATCAATTAAAAGATGAGTTGGGGGTGAGTATCTCAAATTTAGTGAATCGTCTGCAAGATTTAGGCTGGATTTATGTGCCTAAAGGTAGTCGCCAAATTTATCCCGGTCAAGCGGCGATCGCCGAAGAATTGCCTTTGTTTGGCTAG
- a CDS encoding helix-turn-helix domain-containing protein, which produces MEQTFGKLILQARKDNGYSQRDLAKLLGVNFSYLSKLENDRADYAPKEDVIRGLAKHLHLDPEELIVLAGRLPQEYEEFLKQNYKAMPALLRRMQENPEFAQKVFQTVNEGE; this is translated from the coding sequence GTGGAACAGACCTTTGGAAAGCTCATTTTGCAAGCCCGGAAGGACAATGGATATAGCCAAAGAGACTTGGCCAAGCTGCTGGGGGTCAACTTCAGCTATTTGTCTAAGCTGGAAAACGATCGCGCCGACTATGCCCCCAAGGAAGATGTGATTCGGGGTTTGGCCAAGCACCTGCATTTAGACCCGGAAGAGTTGATCGTGTTAGCCGGACGACTGCCGCAAGAGTACGAGGAATTTCTCAAGCAAAACTATAAGGCGATGCCTGCTTTGTTGCGCCGAATGCAGGAAAATCCCGAATTTGCCCAGAAAGTGTTTCAAACCGTGAACGAGGGGGAATAA